A region of Aquarana catesbeiana isolate 2022-GZ linkage group LG08, ASM4218655v1, whole genome shotgun sequence DNA encodes the following proteins:
- the LOC141105587 gene encoding arginine vasopressin-induced protein 1-like isoform X2 — protein sequence MGTPASVVSSPAWQAPEPRTRKKASANIFKDIDLLQLQTLFRAGGDECAEERAQIIYNYAGDRHIADALMKLRRKKRNKSVHSSSSKLSADGMAALSVQNFSKLCINESGHRGSTSSEEDSDRSNETAPVEPPVSGTKNQPMAQRTKHELRRQQQQRRLSGYLHQIKR from the exons ATGGGCACTCCGGCGTCGGTAGTCAGCTCCCCGGCATGGCAGGCTCCAGAACCGCGGACCCGGAAGAAGGCCTCCGCCAACATCTTCAAAGACATCGACCTCCTGCAGTTGCAGACGCTGTTCCGCGCCGGCGGGGACGAGTGCGCCGAGGAGCGAGCGCAGATCATCTACAACTACGCAGGAGACCGGCACATCGCTGACGCCCTGATGAAGCTGCGAAGGAAGAAACGGAATAAAAGCGTTCATTCTTCATCGAGCAAACTGAGCGCTGATGGGATGGCAGCTCTGTCCGTGCAGAACTTCAGCAAACTCTG CATCAATGAAAGTGGCCACAGAGGAAGCACGTCTTCTGAGGAGGATTCTGACCGCTCCAATGAAACCGCACCGGTTGAGCCGCCGGTCTCCGGAACGAAGAACCAACCGATGGCTCAAAGAACTAAACACGAGCTGAggaggcagcagcagcagaggcggctctccggGTATCTGCATCAGATAAAGCGATGa
- the LOC141105587 gene encoding arginine vasopressin-induced protein 1-like isoform X1, with translation MDMKWFPGDLVMGTPASVVSSPAWQAPEPRTRKKASANIFKDIDLLQLQTLFRAGGDECAEERAQIIYNYAGDRHIADALMKLRRKKRNKSVHSSSSKLSADGMAALSVQNFSKLCINESGHRGSTSSEEDSDRSNETAPVEPPVSGTKNQPMAQRTKHELRRQQQQRRLSGYLHQIKR, from the exons tggTTTCCTGGTGACCTCGTCATGGGCACTCCGGCGTCGGTAGTCAGCTCCCCGGCATGGCAGGCTCCAGAACCGCGGACCCGGAAGAAGGCCTCCGCCAACATCTTCAAAGACATCGACCTCCTGCAGTTGCAGACGCTGTTCCGCGCCGGCGGGGACGAGTGCGCCGAGGAGCGAGCGCAGATCATCTACAACTACGCAGGAGACCGGCACATCGCTGACGCCCTGATGAAGCTGCGAAGGAAGAAACGGAATAAAAGCGTTCATTCTTCATCGAGCAAACTGAGCGCTGATGGGATGGCAGCTCTGTCCGTGCAGAACTTCAGCAAACTCTG CATCAATGAAAGTGGCCACAGAGGAAGCACGTCTTCTGAGGAGGATTCTGACCGCTCCAATGAAACCGCACCGGTTGAGCCGCCGGTCTCCGGAACGAAGAACCAACCGATGGCTCAAAGAACTAAACACGAGCTGAggaggcagcagcagcagaggcggctctccggGTATCTGCATCAGATAAAGCGATGa